The genomic region TTCAAGTTATATTCTAATTGAACACTAAACACTACAGATACCTCCAATATCAAGTCTCCAGGCTGTAAGCCATCAGGACCCTTAGCAGGGCTGTCATCATCCAGACTCTCTACAAAGATGCCATATACATTTCCTCCACAGATTTGAACTCCCAGCTCTGCCTGGACCCTCTTCAGTCTCACTATTCGAGGCTCTGCCGACCTGTGGGAACTTGACCCAGGAAGCctgaagaaaaaccgtaattTCAGTTTCTATGTCCTTCCACCAAAAGACCACCACAACATGTAACGGATACACTTTCCAGGCCTACCTGAACAAGGTGTCAGGGATGGTGCCAGGAGTCATCTGTTTAGACAATGGTGTCATGGTGTCATCATTCTGCTCACTTAATGGGGTGGTGGGGTTATTGTCCAGGGCCATGGCTCCACTGTCTTGGGGTGTTAGCTGGCTGCTGATGGACTCCATACGAGAACTGAGGAGAACAAAAGGGGAATCTATTTTACACAGTTTAGTTCTTTTTCTTATATACTGAAAACACAGGTTcatttaattaatataattactTATAAAACTTACTTATAAGTTTATGAAACCCATTTGCTTAAGTTACTTAAGTGGTGTTTGCTCTTCTCATTCTTACCCTGAACGAGAGTGGTTGCCCAGCTGAAACATGTGAGGATTATACTGGGCCAAAATGGTGACAGTGTCACATGGTTGTCCAATCACCAGCCGTGCCTGCTGCTCATTAGCATTGCGAAGGTTGATTCCATTAAACTGGAAACCACAGTGATTtattagaaacacaaagaaatgaaaacgCACAGGTAGAAGCTCAGTTGGTAACTGCTATACCTCAAGGAGTTGGTCTCCGTATGCTAAATGAGCCTGGTGTGCAATGCTGCCTGCTGTCACTTTGGACACAAATACTCCACCGTTTTCTCCACTGACAATGGAGATCCCCAGCGGTTCTGCTCCTTTCTGTACTGTCACATTGCGTGGCTCTTCCAAGTATGGCCTTCAGGGAAGAAAGAGGAACACTTTTGTACCTCTGACGTACAATGTCTGGCAATGAATGATACACACTTAATACCAAGTAACATTCAAAGCAGAACCTGCTATATgatattttactgtaatgtaCTGTGATCTGCTTTTGATGCTTTCATCAAAACAAAGATGTATAACAAGGCTGTGAAAGGTCTCGGCTATAAGAATTTGGAAAATGAAGTCATGCaatcatacaaacacatatacatgttAGCATTCATTATTTGGACTATTAACCATTCAAACAAATCTGGGACCTCTGCATCATAGATATCTGCAGTCTGTACACAGAGCCTtgcagatactgtatgtgctaTAAGCAGCACAGGACCAACCTCAAGCTTCTTAAAGAGAAGAATCTGGGCTTAACTGCCCTTGGAAGTCTGACAGAAGAAGTGTTATAAGTAACAAGtctgagaaagagaagaagaagaagaagaactttattaatcctcaaggGGAAATTCTGCAGGTTTGATGAGATCTGATGAGCAGAGATGGATAGAGGAAAGAGAGTGATCACCCAAAACAAGAGAGAAAGTTTTCAGGTAATAATGGATTGCagcaaaaaggaaagagaatAAATATAGATGTTGAGTCAGTGTTCTGACAATATGAGATGGAGGCTCACAGTGTTTACTGCCTCACAAGCACTTATCACAATGAAGCAGACAGAAGCAGTGACAAATGGTGGAAAACACATCCTGCTCTGCTAAATGATGACAGTAGAATAACCCGGACAAGAGGCTGGCCTACCCATCCTTTCGCCTGTCACCAACTGGTGCAGGGCTGACTGATATTCTGTGCTGGGTGGAAACTgagctctgtgattggctgctagTGAACGATGATGTCTCCAGGTTGACAGGAGACACTGGAGGTGTTGGGCTGCTGCACTCTGAATGTGATAGGGAGCCTGGAATGACAAAAGAGAGGTGTGAATCAAGAGTTGTTGTTTATGACTGTAACGGTACATCAGACAATGTAGCTGCCAAAGTGAACCGTACCTCTGTCAGAGCCAGTGGAGCGAGGATAACGAGTCGGGGGGAACTTAATGCGTTCTGCCCTAAACTGTAAAGCGGTGAAAGAGCctaaaaaccaaacagaaaactTTTGAAGTAGTGAGTTCAGCAAAATTAGAAAGAAATAGAAGACATAGTTAAAATATTGCAGTTACAGGTTTTCCTCTAGGAAATTATCTAgtgaaggtgtttttttttttttttttgacagactGCCCTGATTACTGTCATCATTTTTACTGCCCAATGTAATATTTGATAAATGTCTAAGCAGCTTTTGTTATTTGAGCAACTGACCTTTGAATACAGATGATTTACAGAACATATGAAAGTCACATGAAAGTCATGTGCCTAGAAACTAGGCCTTTGTACATACCCTGCCTGGTGCCAGACGGCAGGGTGCTGGGGCTCTGTGGAGCTTGGCTACAGCTCATCTCAGTCGACTCTCCAGTGCGCTTGTGGCTGAAGTCCAGACTGAGGCAACCTTGATGCTGGGGGCTAAAAGGGAAGAAGAAGTCCCCAGCAGTTAATTATTCAACTCAGAAAGATGTGATTTGCTGCATGGCATCTGTTAATGAGTTCTAGAGCAgtgtaaacacatttgtgtaaGAAGTACACTATCACAAGATTTTTAAATCACATCATGCTGACTAAATAGACTTTAccttaataaaacaaataatgataAAGTTGAGCAGTGACTTTCATTAGCTGTTTAACTTCCAGAGACCTGGTACTGTGCATGCTGACATCACGCCACAGCTTACTAGAAGGCTTTAATAGAACAGAGTATTATCAAATGTTATTGGTAACTGGTGCCTTGCCTcctatgacaagtcaaaatgtctgctgtgaaaaatgcCTTTCAGTGTAATTAAAGAATAATGCAGTGTGGAAAAGTAATAGACTGGCAGATGTTAGTAccttgtgtgtgaatgtgagggGACTCCTGAGCTGGGAGCTGGAGGACAGTTGTTGTTCTGAATCTCATGGCTCCAGGCAGTGTAAACTGGGTTCCTCAtcactgcagtcacagcaggacaTGGAGCTAAACCTGGGTCTAGAGGAACACAAAGGATGAAAATAAAGACCTGTTCAAACTCAGACagtgaagacaaaaacatactTTGCAAATGTATAAAACCATTCTATGTATTATTATGGCAAGTGCATCTTCCAGTTCTCATCTCTAACCTAATTAAATGTCAAACTACATCAAATGTCAAGAACAGACCAGGTTACAAAAAACTGAGAACACATCAGGGCATCACGAACATGAAAGGAAAACTGAAGAGAAGATTCTTGTTCGGATAACTTACGACCTGCAATGCTGCTGTAGGTGGGCGGTGCAAAGGGCATGCTGTACCGATTATTTCGCATAGGAGAGAACCGTAACAAGCCAACTGGCTCTGGGGAGTGCTCATCATTAGAAAAACTCTGTACCTGCAAAGTGCAAACAAACGGCTAATTATACTAGAGCTGCAATTGacatttctttatattttaattaaatcatttccattttaatataGTAAAGTTTCCAAGGATTCAACAGCCCAAGGTTTCATTGAATGATGTTTTTTGTCTGATCAAAAGTTGATCAAGTAAATCCTATACAGTATAATCATCGAGTTATTTCACCACTAAAATAAGACATTCTAGCAACATGCAAGTGTTCCTGATTCAGATAAGGACACCAGGTTACCTGCATAGGAACAGGGATGTGTAATGGAGTCACATTTCGGCGCAGAGCCGGTGCCGATTTTGGTCGGTACCTCCTCTTTTCCTGCTCCTCGGTTCTGTGTTGACTCCCCTCCACCTCAGCAAATTTCTTAGAAccactctttgtctctgttgcAAGAGTGTCTGTGTAATACAGCTGGTTACCTGCCTCTACCTCATCCTGTGGGCTTGTAGCTTGGACTGGGGAGGCCGGGGGAGTGTCGGTGGTGATGGTAGAGTCCGATGCTGAGCTGTTCTGCTGCCGGTGTTTGAACCTGAATGAGTCGCTCCTGGCTGGTGGTGTGGGAGGGGTTTGATCAGATATTGAGCTCTGTGGCAGGTTTTTGGGCAACTGAGACAAAGACATGTAGTCCAGGTTTGGTGTGGCCTCAGGTCTCCTAAAAGCAGTCACATCAAAGATGGACTTCCTCTGTCTGGGTTTTTTGTAGATGGACAACTGGGCGCACTCAGGAACAGAAGCTCCGGCTATAACTTTAGGCCATGTGCCTCCGCTGGGCTTGGCTGGAGAGCTATGTACCCAGTCCACAGCAGTCTGAGGTGAGTTGCAATCAGACAGAACTGGACTGAACGTGAAGTGGTGTTGGAGTTCCTGCCTCCTGTAGCAAAAGTCTGGGTGGGGCTCTGATGGGGTGTGGGAGGTGGAAAGGGAGCGACAGTGTAGTGGGCTGTTGGAAAAGGGCTTGTGGTGGGAGTGAATGCTGTTGTCTAGAGAGTCACCTGTATCTTTAAACCCTTCGTCACCTCTGCCACCCAAGTCACAGCTGCAAATGTCCGTTTGTGTGGAGCAGTTCTGCTTGGAGCAGCTGTGCTTAGAgcctctgcagctcctggtgTGGACCTCACAGGAATGGAGCCGAGAGAGCTTTTCTGAGTCTTTCAAATTTTCTAATAAACTTTGTCCAGAACAGCTTTGTGGAAGATACTGTGGGGGTGAAGAGGGGAGGTGAATAAATGGTTATGTTGCTACACTGATTTCTAAGTGACAAGAAATTAAGGAATACAAGGACCATCTTTGCAAGTTACAGTGGGATGTGAAGCTGATGAATGTAGACCGTAAAAAAGCTGGACATAATCCTCATACTAAAAAGTTATCAGACATTCCATCTCTAAAATATACCAGTCTCTAAACACAATTTGTAGTCTTAATCTGAAAACTGTCTTGTGTACGTTTTatacaaaaaaagatttttagtTAATATTCAAAGCAGAACAGTGTGAGGTCAGAGTTGATTTATAATCACTGTTGGTCTACTGCATTCCAAGAAAAGCACTACTTTATTAATCAGGGATACTTGCAAAGGGCCACTGTAAATTAATCTACTACATGTAGTACTAAAGGGCCTTTTTTCATTGAGTTCACATCATAGTGCCTGGGACAATTTTTGAGAGTGTAGTAAGTGAGGAATTCACCTTCATGAGGGAGATGCTGAGAGAATCACAGCAGTTTCTCAGCAGAGACTCACATTCAGAGAGTGACTTATTATCAAGTGCAATTCCATTGATCTgtagtccaaaaaaaaaaaaaaaaaaaacatttttacataattgtacatttacacacaaatcCAAATCTCACTCATGACTAAGTTACTACAGTAGCAGCAGTGTTCATGCTCAGGAGCAGCCCCAGGGCTTTAAATGAGAATCATCACTTTCCATGTAACTTAAGATTTTGAGCAGCATACTCACAGCTATTAGTCTGTCCCCAACAGTAAGGCCACATTCTCTGGCAGCTGGACTGCCTGGTGCTAAAGCAGCAACAAACACTCCACTTTCTAGGCTTATGCCACTATCTGAGAGACAATGAGAAATTATTTGTTAATTACTATAAAGGGCTGTCAAATATACAGTTAAAAATCTGTCAGACTTGTAGCCTTGCAATAAATGTACACATAACTACTTTTTGGGCTAAAATGTTCGTTTCCTTTTAATAGTAGTCGTCTACGCTGTAAAGTGTATTTCTTAGTTGGAGCTTGAAGCTGACCTTTGTTTCCAGCTAGGTTTATCTGGATTGGAGTGATGATCCGTCCTCCTAGTGATTTCCTTCTGCGAACCACCATATTAATCACCCCTTGTCTACTTAGCACAGCCTTGATCACCTGCTTCCTATCCTTATTGGTCAGGTCCACATCATTAATTTTCAACAACCAGTCGTTCACCctgaacagacaaaacagaggGATGATTTGATTAATCAAATTATCCAAATGAAACGAAggacataaacaaaacataaggCTGGATATTCAACCTTAACACCTCATGAGCAGTGACATATGTGTCCATAGCATTTAgtatcaaaagcagcactcaaTATTAggtctattttttattttttaatgagagGTTTGTTGTTTGAGCAATTTggcacattttgtttaaaagaaGTTAAAACATATTGTTATCGTatctcaagaaaaaaaaattcaggttATTATTAGCATTTGCAAAGGATACCCAGTGATAATAATATGTGCCAGAGGTGGTTAAGCAGTGAGACCTTTACCTTAATCTTCCTTCAGCAATACTTCCTTTGTCTACCTTACTCACAAATATCCCACAATCTCCTGGTAAATAAGGATCATTTACCCCTTCAGCAATATCAAACCCAAGTGCTTTCAAATCCATGTCCTGAAATAAGACAAAACATAGAAGTAACTGTTTTTCCTAAAATCTTGACTTTCTGATTTCAAATCAGAAATCATTGAGTTAATTTACATCTGTGGAAAAGACAAAGTGGTTCTTACTCTGTCCTTCTCAAATTCAACAACTTCCGTTTCCCACTCCATTGAGTCTGTGTCGATGGCTGAATCATGTGAACTGTGAGCCATTAGCTGACGAAACCTTGCCTCCTTTTCCAACTGGTCCTCCATCTTTTCTCTGCAGGAAATAtaaaatttgtttaaatgtgcacAATGGCTTTTAAGAGTAATTGACATAATATTTCCACTGGGTGGCACCAAAGGTCTACTATGAAATTCACTTTCTGGATCACCAAAGCAGAGGAGCACAGATTCTCACATACTCCAAGAGTATTCAAATTTTATACCTAAAAATAGTGCAAAAGAGCACATAAATATGGCAAGAAGTAGTAGAAAATTGTGTGGAGAAGTGACTAACTTCAATTCTTTCAGCTCCCGTGCAGAGTCATTCTTCTGCTTCCTCATGTCATCCAGATTTCTCAGAGCATCTGCTAGATCACTCACAGCCCTGTCCCTCTCTCGCCTCAGGTTGTCACATAGCGTGCTGACAGATGCACACATTTTcatgaagcagcaaaaacatttaagtAGCTGAAGTTTAAGTTTCCGTGTAAGAACCACATAATTTTTTTATCTACTCTTACCGaatgctttctctctctgcaacTATCTTGTCCCTCTCCTGAAAGGCCCAGTCCCGTCGACACTTAGCTACCTCAGCCTCCTGCAAGGCCTCCTTTAGCTCCTGAGTGATGGCCTCGTACTGCTTCCTCAGCATCTCAATCTCTTTGTTGGCTCGTTCCATGTCCACAGTGGCAGAGTCTTGTTTCTAAAAGAGTGCAAGGAAAAGGTAGGTGATAAATTTTGATGCTGGAGTGGACAAGGAGTGATGAGAGATCAGGGCTTTTAAGCTAATACACTGTCAGACAGAatgataaatacatttgtttcatCATTTCACAGTGAGATATAATAAATGTACATATCATTGAGAGTCTTCTGCCTTATCAACACAcatgctttcttcttctctttttaaataaaggtcCAGAGACTGCCAAGTGTAGTGAGAGCATTAATTAAGTCCATTGCGAAATTAATTCCATTAGACTACAATAGATTTATCCATGTCAGACGCAGTGATGTATTCATGTGAACTTCGTCAGTCTTTCCACAGTAATTACTGGTAATTTACTAATGCAGAAAAGTCAGCACTTACATCACAATTAAGCTTACAATCACACTGAAACATAGCATAATCTTAGCATAAACTAAATCAATGGGTGCAGGCGCACGAGCtgctggaaaaaaacatttattaatattatgaGACGGGATGACAGGATTATTGTCATTGTAATAAATCAATCCACCATTTGTAAAGTCAAATCTCCCGTCTGTCTGGCTACCTGTCTGGCCTGGTAATACTCTCGCAGCAGCTGGTCCCTCTGTATGATGGCCTCTGTCCTCTCCTTGCGGGCTACGTCCCTCTCCTCACGCACCATCTCAATATCCTTGCAGGCCTGGCTTAGCTCCTTCTGTGCCTCGGCCTTGTCCTTCACCTCATGGCAATATTTCTCCAGCAGCTCATTCTTTTCACAGATGGCTCTGTCCCTGTCAATGAGTGCTGAGGCCAACTCCTATAAAAAGATGATGGTGAttataaattcaattcaaagtAATATTTGTACTTACTAACTTACTTTAAAGCAAGTAGTTTTAGTTCATATCATTAATATggctttattttgtattgtttcttCTACTTATCTATACTTGCTTCTACTTACCTTTACTGACAGTATTTGATGTGCTTCTTGTACAACTTtacaaaatttaatttttattatatgaCTAAGGAGTCCCTGTTTCGACTGTCACCTGTCGGAGAGCCTCCAGCTCCTCACTGGCCACCCGCCTCTCTGAAGAAGTGTTCTTCAGCTTGGCCTCTGCCATCTCCAGCCCAGTCTGGAGCCTGTCCACTTCTTTGATCACCTGGTCCCGTTCACTCATGATCAGACGGTACTCACTGATCACAGAGTCCCGCTCATCCTTGTA from Mastacembelus armatus chromosome 19, fMasArm1.2, whole genome shotgun sequence harbors:
- the LOC113135614 gene encoding disks large homolog 5-like isoform X2, producing MDPKHKELLEKCYQNLVESITDVDRLVDVLAHCGTLSQSERYELGHSCSSNSEKVDLLLKILISKDRDHFTEFCTALEKTHPHLLSVLQDGIGPVDHSSGSTYSVLSTMPSDSESSSSLSSLGTPAQASSPPPAHMDSHQLNEKMETVLFQLRHVTRERDELRKRLALSSPGTTFDDCRPNTKTGHDYERLKLQCMKAMADLQSLQNQHSTTLKRCEEAVKKADYYHTLHSRLVSEHAQLKDELQAVRQDNIQLVREHNHVKQACEELRRLHDDNQREVADMRMLHQQVMREGSSDILNKLYDTAMDKLEAMKSDYEALRKCYNEKMASHNADLSRLDQAEEENHRLQKQLDMLLKQRDAAIHYQQQYSSSIRRFDNTQQELSKATTQNKELHREMERLQSEATRLKTQQLKAVKDCEKYKDERDSVISEYRLIMSERDQVIKEVDRLQTGLEMAEAKLKNTSSERRVASEELEALRQELASALIDRDRAICEKNELLEKYCHEVKDKAEAQKELSQACKDIEMVREERDVARKERTEAIIQRDQLLREYYQARQKQDSATVDMERANKEIEMLRKQYEAITQELKEALQEAEVAKCRRDWAFQERDKIVAERESIRTLCDNLRRERDRAVSDLADALRNLDDMRKQKNDSARELKELKEKMEDQLEKEARFRQLMAHSSHDSAIDTDSMEWETEVVEFEKDRDMDLKALGFDIAEGVNDPYLPGDCGIFVSKVDKGSIAEGRLRVNDWLLKINDVDLTNKDRKQVIKAVLSRQGVINMVVRRRKSLGGRIITPIQINLAGNKDSGISLESGVFVAALAPGSPAARECGLTVGDRLIAINGIALDNKSLSECESLLRNCCDSLSISLMKYLPQSCSGQSLLENLKDSEKLSRLHSCEVHTRSCRGSKHSCSKQNCSTQTDICSCDLGGRGDEGFKDTGDSLDNSIHSHHKPFSNSPLHCRSLSTSHTPSEPHPDFCYRRQELQHHFTFSPVLSDCNSPQTAVDWVHSSPAKPSGGTWPKVIAGASVPECAQLSIYKKPRQRKSIFDVTAFRRPEATPNLDYMSLSQLPKNLPQSSISDQTPPTPPARSDSFRFKHRQQNSSASDSTITTDTPPASPVQATSPQDEVEAGNQLYYTDTLATETKSGSKKFAEVEGSQHRTEEQEKRRYRPKSAPALRRNVTPLHIPVPMQVQSFSNDEHSPEPVGLLRFSPMRNNRYSMPFAPPTYSSIADPGLAPCPAVTAVMRNPVYTAWSHEIQNNNCPPAPSSGVPSHSHTSPQHQGCLSLDFSHKRTGESTEMSCSQAPQSPSTLPSGTRQGSFTALQFRAERIKFPPTRYPRSTGSDRGSLSHSECSSPTPPVSPVNLETSSFTSSQSQSSVSTQHRISVSPAPVGDRRKDGPYLEEPRNVTVQKGAEPLGISIVSGENGGVFVSKVTAGSIAHQAHLAYGDQLLEFNGINLRNANEQQARLVIGQPCDTVTILAQYNPHMFQLGNHSRSGSRMESISSQLTPQDSGAMALDNNPTTPLSEQNDDTMTPLSKQMTPGTIPDTLFRLPGSSSHRSAEPRIVRLKRVQAELGVQICGGNVYGIFVESLDDDSPAKGPDGLQPGDLILEYNGVSMKNRTKEEAYLEMLKLAETVTFKVQNCVDDLPMVKDSPGDGFFIRALYEKVAEVEQELSFKKDDILYIEDTLPNGSFGYWMAWQLEENGLKLKAGQIPSKYMVDQEFYKKHYMAEMKDDNGTSKTLSAASRRSFFRRRLKHKRSGSKDGKDLMVLDAISTDSLPITEDGLSLMYQRVQKVECPSPRPVLILGPLVEATKDMLVKEAPAKFCRCLPEIMKASQQAIERGVKDCVFIDYKRRSGHFDVTTVASIKEIAEKDCHCLLDIAPHAIERLHSVHIYPIVIFIRYKNAKQIKDQKDPLYLRDKLSQKHSKEQFDVAQKIEQEYSCFFTGVVQGGSVSYICTQIMIIVEQEQCKVLWIPDGAP
- the LOC113135614 gene encoding disks large homolog 5-like isoform X1, producing MDPKHKELLEKCYQNLVESITDVDRLVDVLAHCGTLSQSERYELGHSCSSNSEKVDLLLKILISKDRDHFTEFCTALEKTHPHLLSVLQDGIGPVDHSSGSTYSVLSTMPSDSESSSSLSSLGTPAQASSPPPAHMDSHQLNEKMETVLFQLRHVTRERDELRKRLALSSPGTTFDDCRPNTKTGHDYERLKLQCMKAMADLQSLQNQHSTTLKRCEEAVKKADYYHTLHSRLVSEHAQLKDELQAVRQDNIQLVREHNHVKQACEELRRLHDDNQREVADMRMLHQQVMREGSSDILNKLYDTAMDKLEAMKSDYEALRKCYNEKMASHNADLSRLDQAEEENHRLQKQLDMLLKQRDAAIHYQQQYSSSIRRFDNTQQELSKATTQNKELHREMERLQSEATRLKTQQLKAVKDCEKYKDERDSVISEYRLIMSERDQVIKEVDRLQTGLEMAEAKLKNTSSERRVASEELEALRQELASALIDRDRAICEKNELLEKYCHEVKDKAEAQKELSQACKDIEMVREERDVARKERTEAIIQRDQLLREYYQARQKQDSATVDMERANKEIEMLRKQYEAITQELKEALQEAEVAKCRRDWAFQERDKIVAERESIRTLCDNLRRERDRAVSDLADALRNLDDMRKQKNDSARELKELKEKMEDQLEKEARFRQLMAHSSHDSAIDTDSMEWETEVVEFEKDRDMDLKALGFDIAEGVNDPYLPGDCGIFVSKVDKGSIAEGRLRVNDWLLKINDVDLTNKDRKQVIKAVLSRQGVINMVVRRRKSLGGRIITPIQINLAGNKDSGISLESGVFVAALAPGSPAARECGLTVGDRLIAINGIALDNKSLSECESLLRNCCDSLSISLMKYLPQSCSGQSLLENLKDSEKLSRLHSCEVHTRSCRGSKHSCSKQNCSTQTDICSCDLGGRGDEGFKDTGDSLDNSIHSHHKPFSNSPLHCRSLSTSHTPSEPHPDFCYRRQELQHHFTFSPVLSDCNSPQTAVDWVHSSPAKPSGGTWPKVIAGASVPECAQLSIYKKPRQRKSIFDVTAFRRPEATPNLDYMSLSQLPKNLPQSSISDQTPPTPPARSDSFRFKHRQQNSSASDSTITTDTPPASPVQATSPQDEVEAGNQLYYTDTLATETKSGSKKFAEVEGSQHRTEEQEKRRYRPKSAPALRRNVTPLHIPVPMQVQSFSNDEHSPEPVGLLRFSPMRNNRYSMPFAPPTYSSIAGHPGLAPCPAVTAVMRNPVYTAWSHEIQNNNCPPAPSSGVPSHSHTSPQHQGCLSLDFSHKRTGESTEMSCSQAPQSPSTLPSGTRQGSFTALQFRAERIKFPPTRYPRSTGSDRGSLSHSECSSPTPPVSPVNLETSSFTSSQSQSSVSTQHRISVSPAPVGDRRKDGPYLEEPRNVTVQKGAEPLGISIVSGENGGVFVSKVTAGSIAHQAHLAYGDQLLEFNGINLRNANEQQARLVIGQPCDTVTILAQYNPHMFQLGNHSRSGSRMESISSQLTPQDSGAMALDNNPTTPLSEQNDDTMTPLSKQMTPGTIPDTLFRLPGSSSHRSAEPRIVRLKRVQAELGVQICGGNVYGIFVESLDDDSPAKGPDGLQPGDLILEYNGVSMKNRTKEEAYLEMLKLAETVTFKVQNCVDDLPMVKDSPGDGFFIRALYEKVAEVEQELSFKKDDILYIEDTLPNGSFGYWMAWQLEENGLKLKAGQIPSKYMVDQEFYKKHYMAEMKDDNGTSKTLSAASRRSFFRRRLKHKRSGSKDGKDLMVLDAISTDSLPITEDGLSLMYQRVQKVECPSPRPVLILGPLVEATKDMLVKEAPAKFCRCLPEIMKASQQAIERGVKDCVFIDYKRRSGHFDVTTVASIKEIAEKDCHCLLDIAPHAIERLHSVHIYPIVIFIRYKNAKQIKDQKDPLYLRDKLSQKHSKEQFDVAQKIEQEYSCFFTGVVQGGSVSYICTQIMIIVEQEQCKVLWIPDGAP
- the LOC113135614 gene encoding disks large homolog 5-like isoform X3, translated to MDPKHKELLEKCYQNLVESITDVDRLVDVLAHCGTLSQSERYELGHSCSSNSEKVDLLLKILISKDRDHFTEFCTALEKTHPHLLSVLQDGIGPVDHSSGSTYSVLSTMPSDSESSSSLSSLASSPPPAHMDSHQLNEKMETVLFQLRHVTRERDELRKRLALSSPGTTFDDCRPNTKTGHDYERLKLQCMKAMADLQSLQNQHSTTLKRCEEAVKKADYYHTLHSRLVSEHAQLKDELQAVRQDNIQLVREHNHVKQACEELRRLHDDNQREVADMRMLHQQVMREGSSDILNKLYDTAMDKLEAMKSDYEALRKCYNEKMASHNADLSRLDQAEEENHRLQKQLDMLLKQRDAAIHYQQQYSSSIRRFDNTQQELSKATTQNKELHREMERLQSEATRLKTQQLKAVKDCEKYKDERDSVISEYRLIMSERDQVIKEVDRLQTGLEMAEAKLKNTSSERRVASEELEALRQELASALIDRDRAICEKNELLEKYCHEVKDKAEAQKELSQACKDIEMVREERDVARKERTEAIIQRDQLLREYYQARQKQDSATVDMERANKEIEMLRKQYEAITQELKEALQEAEVAKCRRDWAFQERDKIVAERESIRTLCDNLRRERDRAVSDLADALRNLDDMRKQKNDSARELKELKEKMEDQLEKEARFRQLMAHSSHDSAIDTDSMEWETEVVEFEKDRDMDLKALGFDIAEGVNDPYLPGDCGIFVSKVDKGSIAEGRLRVNDWLLKINDVDLTNKDRKQVIKAVLSRQGVINMVVRRRKSLGGRIITPIQINLAGNKDSGISLESGVFVAALAPGSPAARECGLTVGDRLIAINGIALDNKSLSECESLLRNCCDSLSISLMKYLPQSCSGQSLLENLKDSEKLSRLHSCEVHTRSCRGSKHSCSKQNCSTQTDICSCDLGGRGDEGFKDTGDSLDNSIHSHHKPFSNSPLHCRSLSTSHTPSEPHPDFCYRRQELQHHFTFSPVLSDCNSPQTAVDWVHSSPAKPSGGTWPKVIAGASVPECAQLSIYKKPRQRKSIFDVTAFRRPEATPNLDYMSLSQLPKNLPQSSISDQTPPTPPARSDSFRFKHRQQNSSASDSTITTDTPPASPVQATSPQDEVEAGNQLYYTDTLATETKSGSKKFAEVEGSQHRTEEQEKRRYRPKSAPALRRNVTPLHIPVPMQVQSFSNDEHSPEPVGLLRFSPMRNNRYSMPFAPPTYSSIAGHPGLAPCPAVTAVMRNPVYTAWSHEIQNNNCPPAPSSGVPSHSHTSPQHQGCLSLDFSHKRTGESTEMSCSQAPQSPSTLPSGTRQGSFTALQFRAERIKFPPTRYPRSTGSDRGSLSHSECSSPTPPVSPVNLETSSFTSSQSQSSVSTQHRISVSPAPVGDRRKDGPYLEEPRNVTVQKGAEPLGISIVSGENGGVFVSKVTAGSIAHQAHLAYGDQLLEFNGINLRNANEQQARLVIGQPCDTVTILAQYNPHMFQLGNHSRSGSRMESISSQLTPQDSGAMALDNNPTTPLSEQNDDTMTPLSKQMTPGTIPDTLFRLPGSSSHRSAEPRIVRLKRVQAELGVQICGGNVYGIFVESLDDDSPAKGPDGLQPGDLILEYNGVSMKNRTKEEAYLEMLKLAETVTFKVQNCVDDLPMVKDSPGDGFFIRALYEKVAEVEQELSFKKDDILYIEDTLPNGSFGYWMAWQLEENGLKLKAGQIPSKYMVDQEFYKKHYMAEMKDDNGTSKTLSAASRRSFFRRRLKHKRSGSKDGKDLMVLDAISTDSLPITEDGLSLMYQRVQKVECPSPRPVLILGPLVEATKDMLVKEAPAKFCRCLPEIMKASQQAIERGVKDCVFIDYKRRSGHFDVTTVASIKEIAEKDCHCLLDIAPHAIERLHSVHIYPIVIFIRYKNAKQIKDQKDPLYLRDKLSQKHSKEQFDVAQKIEQEYSCFFTGVVQGGSVSYICTQIMIIVEQEQCKVLWIPDGAP